One genomic segment of Hymenobacter psoromatis includes these proteins:
- the ileS gene encoding isoleucine--tRNA ligase, translating to MTYPEYKQPLDYAKLATDVRAYWDANGIFEKSVSSREGQPMFVFYEGPPSANGQPGIHHVMARAVKDIFCRYQTQLGKQVPRKGGWDTHGLPIELQVEKELGITKEDIGHKISVEEYNQRCRETVMRFKAQWDELTQQMGYWVDLDDPYITFEPEYIESCWALLKKLYDKGFLYKGYTIQPYSPAAGTGLSSHELNQPGTYKDVKDTTIVAQFKVVRDAVSEKLFDSLNQSLETYFLAWTTTPWTLPANTSLAVGPKIQYWVVGCYNPYTFKKQTVILAKSRFSAYFDLVGHNVSDLSVGDKVWVRTVPALDDKAPLPEYLSDDDKPLVYSKGKLATWQILGEFTGADLVGIHYERLFDTEAGFPHFDGEENAFRVIVGDFVTTEDGTGIVHISPTFGADDFRVAQLNGIPALMLPDKEGTLGPIVDRTGRYVAQMGEFGGRWVKNYDGHDQSAADYKTLDESIAIRMRTNGTAFKTEKYEHTYPHCWRTDKPVLYYPLDSWFIKTTAVKDRLIELNKTINWKPESTGTGRFGNWLENLVDWNLSRSRYWGTPLPIWRTQDRTEEICIGSIAELKAEIDKAIVAEVMTHNPYANGEKIDLHRPYVDDIFLVSSSGQPMYREPDLIDVWFDSGAVPYAQWHYPFENQEKFAKNFPADFIAEGVDQTRGWFFTLHALAVMLEDSVAFKNVIANGLVLDKNGNKMSKRLGNAVDPFATIAQYGPDATRWYMIANAPPWDNLKFDSAGITEVQRRFFGTLFNTYSFFALYANLDGFQVSPTPLPVADRTELDRWILSKLQSLLAEVRGHFDSYDPTKAARAIQDFVTDQLSNWYVRLSRRRFWKGELTTDKQAAYETLHECLSTVAQLMAPIAPFFADWLYGNLTKGEGVAESVHLTYLAEADTTLIDQALEERMELAQRISSLTHSLRKKSVLKVRQPLQRILVPVLNDSTKEQVRLVEDLICAEVNVKHIEFLDDTSGVLVKSVKPNFKRLGQVYGPRLKAVGARIQTLSPSELSQLEKQGELAVEVEGETLTLHLDEVEIRTQDLPGWLVATDGPLTVALDVTLTDALRQEGLARELVNRLQNLRKDSGLEVQDRIQVALAASAPAELHAAVAAFGDYIREEVQALRLDFMPEVAGGALLEFDDFSVTAKVDVVTT from the coding sequence ATGACTTACCCCGAATACAAGCAGCCGCTCGACTACGCCAAGCTCGCCACCGATGTGCGGGCCTATTGGGATGCGAACGGCATTTTTGAGAAGAGCGTGAGCAGCCGCGAGGGCCAACCCATGTTCGTGTTTTACGAGGGCCCACCCTCGGCCAACGGCCAGCCCGGCATCCACCACGTGATGGCGCGGGCGGTGAAGGACATCTTCTGCCGCTACCAGACGCAACTCGGCAAGCAGGTGCCCCGCAAGGGCGGCTGGGACACCCACGGCCTGCCCATCGAGCTGCAAGTGGAGAAGGAGCTGGGCATCACGAAGGAGGATATCGGCCACAAAATCAGCGTCGAAGAATACAACCAGCGCTGCCGCGAAACCGTGATGCGCTTCAAGGCGCAGTGGGACGAGCTGACCCAGCAAATGGGCTACTGGGTGGACCTCGACGACCCCTACATCACCTTCGAGCCCGAGTATATCGAGAGCTGCTGGGCCTTGCTTAAGAAGCTCTACGACAAGGGTTTCCTCTACAAAGGCTACACCATTCAGCCCTACTCGCCCGCCGCTGGCACCGGCCTCAGCTCGCACGAGCTGAACCAGCCCGGCACGTATAAGGACGTGAAGGACACGACCATCGTAGCGCAGTTTAAGGTGGTACGCGATGCGGTTTCAGAGAAGCTGTTTGATTCATTGAATCAGAGCCTCGAAACTTATTTCTTAGCCTGGACAACGACACCATGGACTCTACCTGCTAATACTTCTTTAGCTGTTGGTCCTAAGATTCAATATTGGGTCGTTGGCTGCTACAACCCTTATACATTCAAAAAGCAGACAGTTATTTTAGCCAAAAGTCGTTTCAGCGCCTACTTCGATTTAGTTGGTCATAATGTCTCTGATTTAAGCGTTGGTGATAAAGTTTGGGTAAGAACAGTTCCGGCTCTTGACGACAAAGCGCCTTTACCCGAATACCTATCTGATGATGATAAACCGCTAGTTTACAGCAAGGGTAAGCTTGCAACTTGGCAGATATTGGGTGAATTCACAGGAGCTGACCTAGTAGGTATTCATTACGAGCGCCTGTTCGACACCGAGGCTGGTTTCCCGCACTTTGACGGCGAAGAAAACGCTTTCCGCGTTATAGTGGGCGACTTCGTAACCACCGAAGACGGCACGGGCATCGTCCACATTTCGCCCACGTTTGGCGCGGACGACTTCCGGGTGGCGCAGCTCAACGGTATCCCCGCGCTGATGCTGCCCGATAAGGAGGGCACCCTTGGCCCCATCGTGGACCGAACGGGCCGCTACGTGGCGCAGATGGGCGAGTTTGGTGGCCGCTGGGTGAAGAACTACGACGGCCACGACCAGAGCGCCGCCGACTATAAAACGTTGGACGAGAGCATCGCCATTCGGATGCGCACCAACGGCACGGCCTTCAAAACCGAGAAGTACGAGCACACCTACCCCCACTGCTGGCGCACCGACAAGCCGGTGCTCTACTACCCCCTCGATTCGTGGTTTATCAAGACCACGGCCGTGAAGGACCGGCTCATCGAACTGAACAAAACCATCAACTGGAAGCCCGAAAGCACCGGCACCGGCCGCTTCGGCAACTGGCTCGAAAACCTGGTGGACTGGAACCTCAGCCGCTCGCGCTACTGGGGCACGCCGCTGCCCATCTGGCGCACCCAGGACCGCACCGAGGAAATCTGCATCGGCAGCATCGCCGAGCTAAAGGCGGAGATTGACAAGGCCATAGTAGCCGAAGTCATGACCCACAACCCCTACGCCAACGGCGAAAAAATCGACCTGCACCGGCCGTATGTGGACGATATTTTCCTGGTTTCGTCCAGCGGCCAGCCCATGTACCGCGAGCCCGACCTCATCGACGTGTGGTTTGACTCGGGCGCGGTGCCGTATGCGCAGTGGCACTATCCGTTTGAGAATCAGGAAAAATTTGCTAAGAATTTCCCCGCCGATTTCATCGCCGAAGGCGTGGACCAAACCCGCGGCTGGTTCTTCACGCTGCACGCGCTGGCCGTGATGCTGGAAGACTCGGTAGCCTTCAAAAACGTGATTGCCAACGGCTTGGTGCTCGATAAAAACGGCAACAAGATGAGCAAGCGCCTCGGCAACGCCGTGGACCCGTTTGCGACCATCGCGCAGTACGGCCCCGACGCCACCCGCTGGTACATGATTGCCAACGCGCCGCCGTGGGATAACCTCAAGTTTGATTCGGCTGGCATTACGGAGGTGCAGCGCCGCTTCTTTGGCACGCTGTTCAACACGTATTCTTTCTTCGCGCTGTACGCAAATCTGGATGGGTTCCAGGTCAGCCCTACCCCCCTGCCGGTGGCCGACCGCACCGAGCTGGACCGCTGGATTCTGAGCAAGCTGCAAAGCCTCCTGGCCGAAGTACGCGGCCATTTCGACAGCTACGACCCCACGAAAGCCGCCCGCGCCATCCAGGATTTCGTGACGGACCAGCTCTCCAACTGGTACGTGCGCCTCTCACGCCGCCGCTTCTGGAAAGGCGAGCTAACGACCGATAAGCAAGCCGCTTACGAGACGCTGCACGAGTGCCTGAGTACCGTGGCGCAGCTCATGGCACCCATCGCGCCCTTCTTTGCTGACTGGCTCTATGGCAACCTGACGAAAGGGGAGGGGGTAGCAGAATCCGTTCACCTCACATACCTCGCCGAAGCCGATACAACGCTCATCGACCAAGCTTTGGAAGAGCGCATGGAGCTGGCCCAGCGCATCAGCTCGCTTACGCACTCGCTGCGCAAGAAGTCGGTGCTGAAGGTGCGCCAGCCCTTGCAGCGCATCTTGGTGCCGGTGCTGAATGACTCTACCAAGGAGCAGGTTAGGCTAGTAGAAGACCTTATCTGCGCCGAGGTCAACGTGAAGCACATCGAGTTTCTGGACGACACGAGCGGCGTGTTGGTGAAGTCGGTGAAGCCCAATTTCAAGCGTCTTGGCCAGGTGTACGGCCCGCGCCTCAAGGCCGTGGGCGCGCGCATCCAAACCCTGAGCCCCAGCGAGCTAAGCCAGCTCGAAAAGCAAGGCGAGCTAGCCGTAGAAGTGGAGGGCGAAACGCTCACGCTGCACCTCGACGAAGTTGAAATCCGCACCCAGGACCTGCCCGGCTGGCTCGTGGCCACTGATGGCCCGCTGACCGTGGCCCTCGACGTGACCCTCACCGACGCGCTGCGTCAGGAGGGCCTGGCCCGCGAGCTGGTCAACCGCCTGCAGAACCTGCGCAAAGACTCGGGCCTCGAAGTGCAGGACCGCATCCAGGTTGCATTAGCTGCCAGCGCGCCGGCCGAGCTGCACGCCGCTGTGGCCGCGTTTGGCGACTACATCCGCGAAGAAGTGCAGGCCCTGCGCCTGGACTTTATGCCCGAAGTGGCTGGCGGCGCGTTGCTGGAGTTTGACGACTTCTCGGTGACCGCCAAAGTAGACGTAGTAACTACCTGA
- a CDS encoding efflux RND transporter permease subunit, with protein sequence MWGHIALFIIKFRRILLILIAVSTLGMAWIAKDVQMTYDFAQVVSPKDPDMVYFQQFKKTFGEDGNILVLGMQDSSVYQLKNFRLYDQLANELVKVPGVSGVLGLPKLIQIEKDTVNNSFVTAPVFAKPPTSQAQLDSLMRVVNNIEFYQGQVIAPRTGATLLAVTLDPKWLNSDKRKEVMATILDLSGKFEKASGIKLHYAGLPYVRSTMTSKVSAEMKFFAGLMVVVMAVILYIFFRTWSAVVVPLLVVVIVMIWCIASIVLLGFKINLLTGLIPSILVVISVPNCTYLLSRYHYDYRKSGNQILAMTRVIRKIGLITLVNNTTTAIGFFVFTFTDIAILFQFGLVATINIFVAFIISFIMIPAVFTYLPGPTDKQLEHLDSKPLVGIIHFLDFIVLRRRRTIYITAAVLVGLAAIGISRIEAVSFMVDDLPKQSSVNEDLSFFEARFGGVMPLEFVVDTKQPKGLLKLANLQKIDQFDKFLQAQPELSTPISMVTFLKAAKQAFYNGDPDFYKLPNNDDKNFILSYLANSQGQGKNSTGKLLKTFMDSTQQRARISVKIADIGSHKLDTLVNKRIEPAIKRIFAGTDMVVRRTGTTVIFTKGNEYVIGTLGESLMWAFGLVAVVVLLLFHSVRTIFYALTPNILTLTLTAGVMGYFGIALKPSTALIYVIALGIDGDNSIHLLAKFRQEMAMSGKSVSEAITNTLSEAGSSMFYTSIVLFIGFSIYSFSEFGGTKALGVLMGASLLITNFSNLVFLPALLVTFERGGSWKTPKAALVHHYDENYHEEDDDMDLDLQRLSVERTPVKTT encoded by the coding sequence ATGTGGGGACATATCGCCCTCTTTATCATCAAGTTCCGCCGGATTTTGCTGATACTTATTGCCGTTTCGACCCTGGGCATGGCCTGGATAGCGAAGGACGTGCAGATGACCTACGACTTTGCCCAGGTCGTAAGCCCGAAGGACCCGGACATGGTGTACTTCCAGCAGTTCAAAAAAACCTTCGGCGAGGATGGCAACATCCTGGTGCTCGGGATGCAGGACAGCTCCGTGTACCAGCTTAAAAACTTTCGGCTGTATGACCAGCTCGCCAATGAGTTGGTGAAGGTGCCCGGCGTATCGGGTGTGCTAGGCCTACCCAAACTCATTCAGATTGAGAAGGATACGGTGAACAACAGCTTCGTGACCGCGCCCGTTTTTGCGAAGCCGCCCACCAGCCAGGCTCAGCTCGACTCGCTGATGCGGGTGGTGAACAACATCGAGTTTTACCAGGGCCAGGTGATTGCGCCGCGCACCGGGGCCACGCTGCTGGCCGTGACGCTCGACCCCAAGTGGTTGAACTCGGATAAGCGCAAGGAGGTGATGGCGACTATCCTGGACCTGAGCGGGAAGTTTGAGAAAGCTTCGGGTATCAAGCTGCACTACGCGGGCCTACCCTACGTGCGCTCCACGATGACGAGCAAGGTATCGGCCGAGATGAAGTTCTTCGCCGGGCTGATGGTAGTGGTGATGGCCGTTATCCTCTACATCTTCTTCCGCACGTGGTCGGCGGTGGTGGTGCCCTTGCTGGTGGTCGTTATAGTGATGATTTGGTGCATTGCCAGCATTGTGCTGCTGGGCTTTAAGATTAACCTGCTTACGGGCCTGATACCCAGTATTCTGGTGGTTATCAGCGTGCCCAACTGCACCTATCTGCTCTCACGCTACCACTACGACTACCGCAAATCGGGCAACCAGATACTGGCCATGACGCGGGTTATCCGCAAAATCGGCCTCATCACGCTGGTCAATAACACGACCACGGCCATCGGCTTTTTCGTGTTCACCTTCACCGATATTGCTATTCTGTTCCAGTTTGGGCTAGTGGCCACGATTAACATTTTCGTGGCCTTCATCATCAGCTTCATCATGATTCCGGCGGTATTTACCTACCTGCCCGGCCCCACTGATAAGCAGCTGGAGCACCTCGACTCGAAGCCGCTGGTGGGCATCATCCACTTTCTCGATTTCATTGTGCTGCGGCGGCGGCGCACCATCTACATCACGGCGGCGGTGCTGGTGGGGCTGGCGGCCATCGGTATTTCGCGCATCGAGGCCGTGTCGTTTATGGTGGACGACCTACCCAAGCAAAGCTCCGTTAATGAAGACCTGAGCTTCTTCGAGGCCCGTTTTGGTGGGGTAATGCCGCTGGAGTTTGTGGTGGATACCAAGCAGCCCAAGGGTCTACTGAAGCTAGCTAACTTACAGAAAATTGACCAGTTCGATAAATTTCTGCAAGCCCAGCCCGAGCTGTCCACGCCCATCAGCATGGTCACGTTTTTGAAGGCCGCCAAACAGGCGTTCTACAATGGCGACCCCGATTTTTATAAATTACCGAATAACGATGATAAGAACTTCATCCTGAGTTACTTGGCTAATTCGCAGGGGCAGGGTAAAAACTCGACCGGCAAGCTGCTCAAAACCTTCATGGACAGCACCCAGCAGCGCGCCCGCATCAGCGTGAAAATCGCCGATATCGGTTCGCACAAGCTGGATACGCTGGTGAATAAGCGGATTGAGCCGGCCATTAAGCGCATCTTCGCCGGCACCGATATGGTGGTGCGCCGCACGGGCACTACGGTGATTTTTACGAAGGGCAACGAGTACGTCATTGGCACCTTGGGCGAGAGCTTGATGTGGGCGTTCGGGCTGGTGGCCGTGGTGGTGCTGCTGCTATTCCACTCGGTGCGCACCATCTTCTACGCGCTCACGCCCAATATCTTAACCCTGACCCTGACGGCTGGCGTGATGGGCTACTTCGGCATTGCACTCAAGCCTAGCACGGCCCTGATTTACGTGATTGCCCTAGGCATCGACGGTGACAATTCGATTCACCTGCTGGCCAAATTCCGGCAGGAGATGGCCATGTCCGGCAAGAGCGTAAGCGAGGCCATTACCAATACGCTGAGTGAGGCTGGGTCGAGCATGTTTTACACCAGCATTGTGCTCTTTATTGGGTTTAGCATCTACAGCTTTAGCGAGTTTGGTGGCACCAAGGCGCTGGGCGTGCTCATGGGCGCGTCGCTGCTCATTACCAACTTCTCGAACCTGGTTTTCCTGCCGGCGCTGCTGGTCACTTTTGAGCGGGGCGGCAGCTGGAAAACACCCAAAGCGGCCCTAGTGCACCACTACGATGAGAACTACCACGAGGAAGACGACGACATGGACCTAGACTTGCAACGCCTGAGCGTGGAGCGGACGCCGGTAAAGACGACGTAA
- a CDS encoding DUF5615 family PIN-like protein: MNKFLIDANLPKRLRFWRDDACLFLPDNEWHDSLVWRYARDNNLIIVTKDGDFEKMALTIGPPVVILLCVGAASRRELWGILQQWWPAARLASQQPNCRLVRIFPDCIEVV; the protein is encoded by the coding sequence ATGAACAAATTCCTGATTGATGCCAACCTGCCTAAGCGGCTCCGCTTCTGGCGCGACGATGCTTGTTTATTTCTCCCTGATAATGAATGGCACGATAGCTTAGTTTGGCGCTACGCTCGTGATAACAACTTAATTATTGTAACCAAAGACGGCGACTTTGAGAAAATGGCGCTAACTATTGGCCCACCCGTTGTAATTCTATTGTGCGTGGGCGCAGCCTCACGTCGAGAATTGTGGGGCATCTTGCAGCAGTGGTGGCCCGCCGCCCGCTTGGCTAGTCAGCAACCCAATTGCCGGCTGGTACGCATCTTTCCCGATTGTATTGAAGTAGTCTGA
- a CDS encoding DUF433 domain-containing protein, producing the protein MLRYIHDRITVDPDLCGGRPTIRGKRLTVQTVLEFLAAGDSPEEILEDYEFLELADIKACQQFAMKTALETLSHRVYLPTAA; encoded by the coding sequence ATGCTGCGCTACATTCACGACCGCATTACCGTTGACCCTGACCTGTGCGGGGGTAGGCCCACCATAAGGGGCAAGCGGCTGACCGTGCAAACGGTACTGGAGTTTTTGGCGGCCGGCGATTCGCCTGAAGAAATTTTGGAAGACTATGAGTTTCTAGAGCTGGCTGATATTAAGGCTTGCCAGCAGTTTGCGATGAAAACGGCGTTGGAAACGCTGAGTCACCGGGTGTATTTGCCAACGGCGGCGTAA
- a CDS encoding glycine--tRNA ligase has product MSKPTTAPESTQLKDIVAHAKEYGFVFQSSEIYDGLAAVYDYGPNGVELKNNLKRLWWEAMTQLHGNVVGIDAAIFMDPRTWEASGHVAGFNDPLIDNLDSKKRYRADVLLEDRAAEYEKAGDPARGAALTTELGRLLTANDLAGVKQLILDEKITDPLSGSGKWTDVRQFNLMFSTQGSAVDSDAPPVYLRPETAQGIFVNFLNVQKSARLKIPFGIAQIGKAFRNEIVARQFIFRMREFEQMEMQFFVRPGTEGEWYDTWKAARRRFHEALGLPPEKLRFHDHDKLAHYAKAAVDIEFEFPFGFKEIEGIHSRGDFDLTQHQTLSRKKQQYFDNDIDPSTGKPYGNYVPYVVETSVGADRLFLATLCQAFQEEEITEGEGAEQTTKTRTFLKLSPALAPIKAAIFPLVRKDGMPEKAQQIFDDLRFDFRLVIEDKDAIGKRYTRQDLIGTPFCIVVDGQTLEDDTVTVRDRDTRQQVRLPISALRGYIGEAVSFKNVLAKL; this is encoded by the coding sequence ATGAGCAAGCCCACCACTGCCCCCGAAAGCACCCAGCTAAAAGACATTGTTGCCCACGCCAAGGAGTACGGTTTCGTATTCCAGTCCTCAGAAATATATGACGGCCTCGCCGCCGTGTATGACTACGGCCCCAACGGCGTGGAGCTGAAGAATAATTTGAAACGCCTGTGGTGGGAGGCCATGACCCAGCTGCACGGCAACGTGGTGGGCATCGACGCGGCCATTTTTATGGACCCCCGCACCTGGGAGGCCAGCGGCCACGTGGCGGGCTTCAACGACCCGCTTATTGATAACCTCGACAGCAAAAAGCGCTACCGCGCCGACGTGCTCCTCGAGGACCGAGCCGCCGAATACGAAAAAGCCGGCGACCCGGCCCGCGGTGCGGCCCTCACCACCGAGCTGGGCCGCTTGCTGACAGCCAATGACCTGGCCGGCGTGAAACAGCTCATCCTGGACGAGAAAATCACGGACCCGCTCTCCGGCTCCGGCAAGTGGACCGACGTGCGCCAGTTCAACCTGATGTTCAGCACGCAAGGCTCGGCCGTGGACTCGGACGCGCCGCCGGTGTACCTGCGGCCCGAAACGGCGCAGGGTATTTTCGTCAATTTTCTGAATGTGCAGAAGTCGGCGCGCCTGAAAATCCCGTTCGGTATCGCGCAGATTGGCAAGGCGTTCCGCAACGAAATTGTGGCCCGGCAGTTCATCTTCCGCATGCGCGAATTTGAGCAAATGGAGATGCAATTTTTCGTGCGCCCCGGCACCGAAGGTGAGTGGTACGACACCTGGAAGGCCGCCCGCCGTCGCTTCCACGAGGCACTGGGTCTACCCCCCGAAAAGCTGCGCTTCCACGACCACGACAAGCTGGCCCACTACGCCAAGGCCGCCGTGGACATTGAGTTTGAGTTTCCGTTCGGCTTCAAGGAAATCGAGGGCATCCACTCGCGGGGCGACTTCGACCTGACCCAGCACCAGACCCTGAGCCGCAAGAAGCAGCAGTACTTCGACAACGATATTGACCCGAGCACCGGCAAGCCCTACGGCAACTACGTGCCCTACGTAGTCGAAACCTCAGTGGGGGCCGACCGCCTGTTTCTCGCTACCCTCTGCCAAGCCTTTCAGGAAGAAGAGATTACCGAAGGCGAAGGCGCGGAGCAGACCACCAAAACCCGCACGTTTCTGAAGCTGTCCCCGGCCCTGGCACCCATCAAGGCCGCCATTTTCCCGCTGGTGCGCAAGGACGGAATGCCCGAAAAAGCCCAGCAGATTTTCGACGACCTGCGCTTTGATTTCCGCCTGGTCATCGAGGATAAGGACGCCATCGGCAAGCGCTACACCCGCCAGGACCTTATCGGCACGCCCTTCTGCATCGTGGTGGACGGCCAGACCCTGGAGGACGATACCGTGACGGTGCGCGACCGCGACACCCGCCAGCAAGTGCGCTTGCCCATCAGCGCGTTGCGCGGCTACATCGGCGAGGCTGTGAGCTTCAAGAACGTGCTGGCGAAGTTGTAA
- a CDS encoding inorganic phosphate transporter yields the protein MFGLEPHVLLLLAACLLAACAFEFVNGFHDTANAVATVIYTNTLRPWVAVVWSAFWNFIGVFSGGIGVAMGIVYLLPVESLVDQNVYHGIAMVGALIVAAIIWNIGTWYYGIPSSSSHALIGSILGVGIAFSLLPGGQGAAVNWGKAGESGLALLLSPILGFTFTILAMFLLKRFFPSKALFKEPHKRKPPPLFIRLTLITTCTLVSFFHGSNDGQKGVGLIMLILIGIVPIHFALDTNKNPLDLRDALGRVEYVINRLNPSVLSTKDQEMLAAVRLQTADLDRVFAGKTKVDQLPKQARFEIRRDILLLANRGKKLLGSDQVPLSTADRATYTKAIEEMKTFTDYAPWQVLLMVSLSLACGTTIGWQRIVKTIGERIGKEHLTYAQGASSELVAAAMIGLSTQSGLPTSTTHVLTSSIAGSMVASRGVKNINPSMVRSIALAWVLTLPVTMVLSGLLFLLFRSFTG from the coding sequence ATGTTCGGACTTGAACCCCATGTATTACTACTACTAGCGGCTTGTTTGCTTGCCGCTTGCGCGTTTGAATTCGTTAACGGCTTCCACGACACGGCCAACGCCGTGGCCACGGTCATCTACACTAACACGCTGCGGCCCTGGGTGGCGGTGGTGTGGTCGGCCTTCTGGAACTTCATCGGGGTCTTCTCGGGCGGCATTGGCGTGGCGATGGGCATCGTGTACCTACTACCCGTCGAAAGCCTAGTGGACCAGAACGTGTACCACGGCATTGCGATGGTAGGCGCGCTCATTGTAGCGGCCATCATCTGGAACATCGGCACCTGGTACTACGGCATTCCGTCGTCGTCGTCGCACGCGCTTATTGGCTCCATCCTGGGGGTAGGCATTGCGTTTTCACTGCTGCCCGGCGGGCAGGGCGCGGCCGTGAATTGGGGCAAGGCCGGCGAAAGCGGCCTGGCATTGCTGCTGAGCCCCATCCTGGGCTTCACCTTTACCATCCTGGCGATGTTTCTGCTCAAGCGGTTTTTTCCGAGCAAAGCACTATTTAAGGAGCCTCACAAGCGCAAGCCGCCGCCTTTGTTTATCCGCCTCACGCTCATCACCACCTGCACGCTGGTAAGCTTTTTTCACGGCTCCAACGACGGGCAAAAAGGGGTAGGGCTGATTATGCTCATTCTCATCGGCATCGTACCCATTCATTTTGCCCTGGATACTAATAAGAATCCGCTCGACCTGCGCGACGCACTCGGCCGGGTCGAATATGTTATCAACCGCTTGAATCCTAGCGTACTGAGCACTAAAGACCAAGAGATGCTGGCCGCCGTGCGCCTCCAAACCGCCGACCTCGACCGCGTATTCGCCGGCAAAACCAAGGTAGACCAGCTGCCCAAGCAGGCCCGCTTCGAGATTCGGCGCGACATTCTGCTGCTCGCCAACCGGGGCAAAAAGTTGCTGGGCTCCGACCAGGTACCCCTCAGCACTGCCGACCGCGCTACCTACACCAAGGCCATCGAGGAGATGAAAACCTTCACCGACTATGCGCCCTGGCAGGTGCTGCTGATGGTGTCGCTGTCCTTGGCCTGCGGCACCACTATCGGCTGGCAGCGCATCGTCAAAACCATTGGCGAGCGCATCGGCAAGGAGCACCTTACCTACGCCCAGGGCGCCAGCTCGGAGCTGGTGGCGGCCGCCATGATTGGCCTGAGTACGCAGTCGGGCCTACCCACCTCTACTACGCACGTGCTCACCTCGTCCATCGCGGGCAGCATGGTGGCCAGCCGCGGCGTCAAGAATATCAACCCCAGCATGGTGCGCAGCATTGCCCTGGCCTGGGTGCTTACGCTGCCCGTCACGATGGTGCTCTCGGGGCTGCTGTTTCTGCTCTTCCGCTCGTTCACGGGGTAG
- a CDS encoding DUF4385 domain-containing protein, with translation MPFDYDLNFATTDFRAHPELYRVGRGEQGVLLVQPYKGEILPHWRFKDAASARASAAAIWALFEDYLAQEDFVGADMARKFLQMGFTRARRYANHAGGKKYAGPVPADKKGQSGAHGRPELPRNSHPDVDKVEAAAIFKAKWDEAKALPAYQHQKAAFEARYGK, from the coding sequence ATGCCTTTCGACTACGACCTGAATTTTGCGACCACTGACTTTCGGGCGCACCCCGAGCTATACCGGGTAGGGAGGGGCGAGCAGGGCGTGCTGCTGGTGCAGCCCTACAAGGGCGAAATCCTGCCCCACTGGCGCTTCAAGGATGCGGCCAGCGCCCGCGCGTCGGCGGCCGCTATCTGGGCGCTTTTCGAGGACTATTTGGCGCAAGAGGACTTCGTGGGGGCCGACATGGCCCGCAAGTTTTTGCAGATGGGCTTTACCCGCGCCCGGCGCTACGCCAACCACGCTGGCGGCAAGAAATACGCCGGCCCGGTGCCCGCCGACAAAAAAGGCCAGAGCGGAGCCCACGGCCGCCCCGAATTGCCCCGTAATTCACATCCTGATGTGGATAAAGTGGAAGCTGCCGCCATTTTTAAAGCCAAATGGGACGAGGCCAAAGCTCTGCCCGCGTACCAGCACCAGAAAGCCGCCTTCGAGGCCAGATACGGGAAGTGA